The Myxococcaceae bacterium JPH2 genome has a window encoding:
- a CDS encoding cytochrome P450 gives MPNLFSRGVFNLFFGARRKAFASLPGPAPGVLGTLGDFLGATPWDVCARYGREYGGVTLIWMGASPGVVLNDPALIEEVMETRRLEFEKGAISDQVRPTVTNDTMFIAKQSEDWAEKRRGDPLEQPWSPAWLAAQVGPMQATVAQAVEGLFAAGPVDLTPVLRRLTFDTFATVVVGEALPDSAYDDFMLMAKGADARIQAKLPLRFVSLPKGFEQARERFYGLFAQKVRAARAKPRPHGVDLLSWTLREMPDLPEQRLAHLLGTFFYGGVFSSSTTLVGAFHQLQKFPAAEARLAAEAAALGEGPWTFESLRRAPWAEAVAYEAMRLLPAVRVFTRTPAADAKLAGVTLPAGAMIMISNQHLHRDPTHWVRAEEFVPERWLDGGVARDPLGSGYFFPFGRGPRACVGGAFAVVYLQTALATLAARARVQVDSTAPFEEGFFFGVVLPKGVTGRLLERPPQSLQPPGDTPAVESA, from the coding sequence TTGCCGAACCTGTTCTCTCGCGGCGTGTTCAACCTGTTCTTCGGCGCTCGTCGCAAGGCCTTCGCTTCGTTGCCCGGGCCCGCGCCCGGAGTGCTCGGCACGCTGGGGGATTTCCTCGGCGCCACGCCCTGGGACGTCTGCGCGCGCTATGGCCGTGAGTACGGCGGCGTCACGCTCATCTGGATGGGCGCCAGCCCGGGCGTGGTGCTCAACGACCCCGCGCTCATCGAAGAGGTGATGGAGACGCGCCGCTTGGAGTTCGAGAAGGGCGCCATCAGCGATCAAGTCCGTCCCACCGTGACGAACGACACGATGTTCATCGCGAAGCAGAGCGAGGACTGGGCCGAGAAGCGCCGGGGTGACCCTCTGGAGCAGCCGTGGTCTCCCGCGTGGCTGGCGGCGCAGGTGGGGCCCATGCAGGCCACTGTCGCTCAGGCCGTGGAGGGCTTGTTCGCGGCGGGGCCGGTGGACCTCACGCCCGTGCTGCGGCGGCTGACGTTCGACACCTTCGCCACCGTGGTGGTGGGCGAGGCGTTGCCCGACTCGGCCTATGACGACTTCATGTTGATGGCGAAGGGCGCGGACGCGCGCATCCAGGCGAAGCTGCCCTTGCGCTTCGTCTCCCTGCCCAAGGGCTTCGAGCAGGCGCGCGAGCGGTTCTATGGCCTGTTCGCCCAGAAGGTCCGCGCCGCGCGGGCGAAGCCCCGCCCTCATGGGGTGGACCTGCTGTCATGGACGCTGCGCGAGATGCCGGACCTGCCCGAGCAGCGGCTGGCGCACCTGCTGGGGACGTTCTTCTACGGCGGCGTCTTCTCCTCGAGCACGACCCTGGTGGGAGCGTTCCACCAGCTCCAGAAGTTCCCCGCCGCGGAGGCCCGCCTCGCGGCCGAGGCCGCCGCGCTGGGTGAGGGGCCGTGGACCTTCGAGTCGCTCCGGCGGGCGCCCTGGGCGGAGGCGGTCGCCTATGAGGCCATGCGCCTGTTGCCCGCGGTCCGGGTCTTCACCCGCACGCCCGCGGCGGACGCGAAGCTGGCGGGCGTGACGCTGCCGGCGGGCGCGATGATCATGATCTCCAACCAGCACCTTCACCGGGACCCGACGCATTGGGTCCGCGCCGAGGAGTTCGTCCCCGAGCGGTGGCTCGACGGCGGCGTGGCGAGGGACCCGCTGGGGAGCGGCTACTTCTTCCCCTTCGGGCGTGGGCCGCGCGCGTGCGTGGGAGGGGCCTTCGCCGTCGTGTATCTCCAGACGGCGCTGGCGACCCTCGCGGCGCGTGCGAGGGTGCAAGTGGACTCCACGGCCCCGTTCGAGGAGGGATTCTTCTTCGGGGTCGTTCTTCCCAAGGGCGTCACCGGTAGACTGTTGGAGCGGCCCCCGCAGTCCCTCCAACCCCCTGGCGACACCCCCGCAGTGGAATCCGCATGA
- a CDS encoding lipoxygenase — MTVEYKLTIRTSARLGAGTDGTISVVLVGTEGESASHALDRRFHNDFEAGSEEVYSVTDRDVGELLLLRLSNSGGVAGDWLLDTVQVSSGERQWHFPFFRWILSGAHAEVLEGTARLPQHARSEREASARLEQLQVRQQMYVWRSPEATQGLPGALDISEARPLPKDELYRGLREGSYEVVIAKTLAAIQLHLPMLASAWNGLVDIFDFFKGIELPQLSHRWKDDHEFARQAVQGINPIHVTLMRALPEGMPLTDHEVRGLLSPGLTLAGAFEAQRVFLIDFEILEDIPMFRKVGKEGEEERRWAPAARCLLFLDDSQRLRPLAIQLGRDARQDPVFTPNDGEYDWLAAKIYVRCSEGNTHQMVSHALRTHFIAEPFVLATMRNLPDPHPVYKLLRRHFRYTLAINDGARKGLLAEGAVFDDFIATGGPDKGHLQLGKKGFARWTLRDNQPRRDLARRGVLEPSVLPDYPYRDESLPLWDALEEYVGGVLRHFYATDADLVADGEMQRWWEDLTAHGLPVEKLPCATLHRVEDLVEILTTVLFSVSVQHAAVNYLQYEHYAFVPNAPLCLRRAPPREKGKLGPADIAAMIPTKSQTLWQVAIGRALSSFGDDEEYLLHAGGWHEEYFHEPALHAIRERFHARLSAQLEAVKVRNAQRDVPYTVLQPDRIPCGITV, encoded by the coding sequence ATGACTGTCGAGTACAAGCTCACGATTCGCACGAGCGCACGGTTGGGGGCGGGGACGGACGGGACCATCTCCGTCGTCCTGGTGGGGACGGAGGGAGAGAGCGCGTCGCATGCCCTGGACCGGCGCTTTCACAATGACTTCGAGGCCGGTTCGGAGGAGGTCTACTCCGTCACGGACCGCGACGTGGGTGAGCTGCTGCTCCTGCGCCTGAGCAACTCGGGTGGCGTGGCGGGGGACTGGCTGCTCGACACGGTCCAGGTGTCCTCGGGGGAGCGGCAATGGCACTTCCCCTTCTTCCGCTGGATTCTGAGTGGTGCCCACGCCGAGGTCCTGGAAGGAACGGCGAGACTTCCGCAGCACGCGCGCAGCGAGCGCGAGGCGTCCGCGCGACTGGAGCAACTCCAGGTCCGGCAGCAGATGTATGTCTGGCGTTCGCCCGAGGCCACGCAAGGGCTGCCCGGCGCGCTCGACATCAGCGAAGCGAGGCCGCTGCCGAAGGATGAGCTCTACCGAGGCTTGCGCGAGGGCAGCTACGAGGTGGTCATCGCCAAGACACTGGCCGCCATCCAGTTGCATCTGCCCATGCTGGCGAGCGCGTGGAACGGGCTGGTGGACATCTTCGACTTCTTCAAGGGCATCGAGCTGCCCCAGCTGTCGCACCGCTGGAAGGACGACCACGAGTTCGCGCGGCAAGCGGTGCAGGGCATCAATCCCATCCATGTCACGCTCATGCGCGCGCTTCCCGAGGGAATGCCGCTGACGGACCATGAGGTCCGCGGGCTCTTGTCCCCGGGGCTGACGCTGGCGGGCGCGTTCGAGGCCCAGCGCGTCTTCTTGATCGACTTCGAGATCCTCGAAGACATCCCGATGTTCCGGAAGGTGGGGAAGGAGGGCGAGGAGGAGCGCCGCTGGGCGCCCGCTGCCCGGTGTCTGTTGTTCCTGGATGACAGCCAGCGATTGAGACCGCTCGCCATCCAGCTGGGACGCGACGCGAGGCAGGACCCCGTCTTCACGCCGAACGATGGGGAGTACGACTGGCTGGCCGCGAAAATCTACGTGCGGTGCAGCGAGGGCAACACGCACCAGATGGTGTCGCACGCGCTGCGGACCCACTTCATTGCCGAGCCCTTCGTCCTGGCGACGATGCGCAACCTGCCGGATCCGCATCCCGTCTACAAACTGCTGCGCCGGCACTTCCGCTACACGCTCGCCATCAACGACGGGGCGCGCAAGGGCCTGCTGGCCGAGGGCGCGGTGTTCGACGACTTCATCGCCACGGGAGGCCCGGACAAGGGGCACCTCCAGTTGGGCAAGAAGGGCTTCGCGCGCTGGACCCTGCGGGACAACCAGCCGCGCCGCGACCTGGCTCGGCGCGGGGTGTTGGAGCCCTCCGTGCTGCCGGACTATCCCTATCGCGACGAGTCGCTCCCGCTGTGGGATGCGCTGGAGGAGTACGTGGGCGGAGTCCTGCGGCACTTCTATGCGACCGACGCCGACCTGGTGGCCGATGGGGAGATGCAGCGCTGGTGGGAGGACCTCACCGCGCACGGCCTTCCCGTGGAGAAGTTGCCGTGTGCGACGCTCCACCGCGTGGAGGACCTGGTGGAGATCCTCACCACCGTCCTGTTCTCGGTGAGCGTGCAGCACGCCGCGGTGAACTATCTCCAGTACGAGCACTACGCCTTCGTGCCCAACGCCCCGCTGTGCCTTCGCCGCGCGCCGCCGCGTGAGAAGGGGAAGCTGGGGCCGGCGGACATCGCCGCGATGATTCCCACCAAATCCCAGACGCTGTGGCAGGTGGCCATTGGCCGGGCGCTCTCCAGCTTCGGGGATGATGAGGAGTACCTGCTCCACGCGGGAGGCTGGCACGAGGAGTACTTCCACGAGCCCGCGCTTCACGCCATTCGCGAGCGCTTCCATGCGCGCTTGAGCGCCCAGCTCGAGGCCGTGAAGGTGCGCAACGCCCAGCGCGATGTGCCGTACACCGTCCTGCAGCCTGACCGGATTCCCTGCGGCATCACTGTCTGA
- the hemH gene encoding ferrochelatase, producing the protein MAMPSAKRGLLLINLGTPDAPESGPVRRYLREFLSDPRVVDIHPVGRWLLLNLFILPFRPAKSAEAYRKVWMPEGSPLLVHSKALTAAVAEQLKGEYEVALAMRYGNPSLPDAVASLRARGVTDFTVLPLYPQEATSSSSSSLARLYEVMTEGWDVPNVRAVPAFYDAPGFLDAFATVARPVISEARADHVLFSFHGLPERHMRKSDPSGSHCLASSKCCDTLTDVNRHCYRAQCYATARMLAERLGLKPEGYTVSFQSRLGRTPWVKPYTDEVLPELAVRGVKRLAVMCPAFVADCLETLEEVGLRAREQFVAAGGESLTLVPSLNAHPAWVDAVVQLVRASDGATARPAEPLAG; encoded by the coding sequence ATGGCCATGCCAAGCGCGAAGCGGGGGCTCCTGCTCATCAACCTGGGGACGCCGGACGCGCCCGAGTCCGGGCCGGTGCGGCGCTACCTGCGCGAGTTCTTGAGCGACCCGCGCGTGGTGGACATCCACCCGGTGGGCCGCTGGTTGCTCCTCAACCTCTTCATCCTGCCGTTCCGCCCCGCCAAGAGCGCGGAGGCCTATCGCAAAGTGTGGATGCCGGAGGGCTCGCCGCTGCTCGTGCACAGCAAGGCGCTGACCGCCGCGGTGGCCGAGCAACTGAAGGGCGAGTACGAGGTGGCGCTCGCCATGCGCTATGGCAATCCCTCGCTGCCGGACGCGGTGGCGTCGCTGCGCGCGCGGGGGGTGACGGACTTCACGGTGCTGCCCCTGTACCCGCAGGAGGCCACGTCGTCGTCCTCGTCCTCGCTGGCGCGCCTCTACGAGGTGATGACCGAGGGCTGGGACGTCCCCAACGTGCGCGCGGTGCCCGCGTTCTACGACGCGCCGGGCTTCCTCGATGCGTTCGCCACGGTGGCGCGGCCGGTCATCTCCGAGGCCCGCGCGGACCATGTGCTGTTCAGCTTCCACGGGCTGCCCGAGCGCCACATGCGCAAGAGCGACCCGTCCGGGAGCCACTGCCTCGCCTCGTCGAAGTGCTGCGACACGCTCACCGACGTGAACCGGCACTGCTACCGCGCGCAGTGCTACGCGACGGCGCGCATGTTGGCGGAGCGGCTCGGGCTGAAGCCGGAGGGCTACACCGTGTCGTTCCAGTCCCGGCTGGGGCGGACGCCGTGGGTGAAGCCCTACACGGACGAGGTGCTGCCCGAGCTGGCCGTGCGCGGCGTGAAGCGGCTCGCGGTGATGTGCCCGGCGTTCGTGGCGGACTGCCTGGAGACGCTGGAGGAAGTGGGCCTGCGCGCGCGTGAGCAGTTCGTGGCGGCCGGAGGAGAGTCGCTGACGCTCGTCCCCTCCCTCAACGCCCACCCGGCGTGGGTGGACGCGGTGGTCCAGTTGGTGCGCGCGTCGGACGGCGCTACGGCGCGGCCGGCTGAGCCGCTGGCGGGGTAG
- the apaG gene encoding Co2+/Mg2+ efflux protein ApaG, with amino-acid sequence MSSSATTDGIRITVRPAFWPERSAPESGQFAFTYKVEIMNEGEAPAQLQSRHWVITDSEGRVEEVKGEGVVGRQPKLGPGERFEYTSWAMLRTPFGTMRGTYAMVRPDGTHFDARIAEFALTLPNALH; translated from the coding sequence ATGTCTTCCTCCGCCACCACCGACGGCATTCGCATCACCGTGCGGCCAGCCTTCTGGCCCGAGCGCAGCGCGCCCGAGTCCGGCCAGTTCGCCTTCACCTACAAGGTGGAGATCATGAACGAGGGTGAGGCACCCGCGCAGCTCCAGAGCCGGCACTGGGTCATCACTGATTCCGAGGGCCGGGTCGAAGAGGTGAAGGGCGAGGGAGTGGTGGGGCGCCAGCCGAAGCTGGGGCCGGGCGAGCGCTTCGAGTACACGAGCTGGGCGATGCTGCGCACGCCGTTCGGCACCATGCGCGGCACCTACGCGATGGTGCGCCCGGATGGCACGCACTTCGATGCGCGCATCGCGGAGTTCGCCCTCACGCTGCCGAACGCGCTGCACTGA
- a CDS encoding TerC family protein, which translates to MQTPLSIWVGFNVFVLAMLALDLGLFHRKEHVVTPKEAGLWTLVWVSLSLAFAGGIWHFAGSTHATQWLTAYVVEYALSVDNLFVFLLVFSYFRVAPEHQHRVLFWGILGAFVMRACLIIAGTELVRRFHWILYIFGAFLVFTAVKMLVSDDDDEADPEAGLVVRVARRVLPVASQGQGSHFFITEDGRRKVTPLFVVLLVVEATDLLFAVDSIPAVLGLSGNAFIAYSSNVCAILGLRSLFFVVSSLMDRFHYLKLALSVILAFVGVKMLIEFFDIHVSTGISLGVIAGTLALAIGASFIWPRPPEPESTSPESTSSTEAEQDRKRVKS; encoded by the coding sequence GTGCAAACACCTTTGTCCATCTGGGTGGGCTTCAACGTCTTCGTCCTGGCGATGCTCGCCCTGGACCTGGGGCTGTTCCATCGCAAGGAACACGTGGTGACGCCCAAGGAGGCGGGGCTCTGGACGCTCGTCTGGGTGTCCCTCAGCCTCGCGTTCGCCGGCGGCATCTGGCACTTCGCCGGGAGCACCCACGCCACGCAGTGGCTGACGGCCTACGTGGTCGAGTACGCGCTCAGCGTCGACAACCTCTTCGTCTTCCTGCTCGTCTTCAGCTACTTCCGCGTGGCGCCCGAGCATCAGCACCGCGTGCTGTTCTGGGGCATCCTTGGCGCCTTCGTGATGCGCGCCTGCCTCATCATCGCGGGCACGGAGTTGGTGCGGCGCTTCCACTGGATCCTCTACATCTTCGGCGCGTTCCTGGTCTTCACCGCGGTGAAGATGCTCGTCTCGGATGACGACGACGAGGCGGATCCCGAGGCGGGGCTGGTGGTGCGCGTGGCGCGGCGCGTGCTGCCCGTGGCGAGCCAAGGGCAGGGCAGCCACTTCTTCATCACCGAGGACGGCCGCCGCAAGGTGACGCCGCTGTTCGTCGTGCTGCTGGTGGTGGAGGCCACGGACCTGCTGTTCGCGGTGGACTCCATCCCCGCGGTGCTGGGCTTGAGCGGCAACGCCTTCATCGCCTACTCGTCCAACGTCTGCGCCATCCTGGGCCTGCGCTCGCTGTTCTTCGTGGTCTCCAGCTTGATGGACAGGTTCCACTACCTGAAGCTGGCGCTGAGCGTCATCCTCGCCTTCGTGGGCGTGAAGATGCTCATCGAGTTCTTCGACATCCACGTCTCCACCGGCATCTCCCTGGGCGTCATCGCGGGCACCCTGGCGCTGGCCATTGGGGCGTCGTTCATCTGGCCGCGTCCTCCCGAGCCAGAGTCCACGTCACCGGAGTCCACGTCTTCGACGGAAGCCGAGCAGGACCGGAAGCGCGTGAAGAGCTAG
- the glgX gene encoding glycogen debranching protein GlgX, translating into MRRAEVLPGRPFPLGATFDGSGVNFAVCSEHARKVEVCLFDPANPARELRRFPLLEMTHHVWHGYAPDVRPGALYGLRVHGPYEPKKGLRFNPHKLLVDPYARALHGRVDPTAPLYGYAPSPRAEDLEPDLRDDAWGVPKGVVLTDDFDWEGDRRLETPWHKTVLYELHVKGFTKRHPRVPESLRGTYAGLAHPAAIEHLKRLGVTAVELLPIHAFMDEPFLSQKGRTNYWGYNTLNFFSPDARYSASGSRGEQVAEFKGMVKLLHRAGLEVILDVVYNHTCEGNHLGPTLSFKGLDNGAYYRLAEKDPRYYMDFTGCGNSWNATNPNALKLVADSLRYWVEVMHVDGFRFDLATTLGRDRQGYDTRAAFFQILHQDPVLSRVKLIAEPWDVGDYGYQVGNFPVLWSEWNGKYRDTIRRYWKGDDRQAAEIGYRLTGSSDLYALSGRKPTASVNFVTAHDGFTLHDLVTYNDKHNEANGEDNRDGANDNHSWNCGVEGETHDPKVNALREQQKRNFLATLFLSQGVPMLVAGDEMGRTQHGNNNAYCQDNELAWVNWDLSDTQRQFLDFTVRMAKLRREQPVLSKRRFFRGAHIWDSELKDLAWFRPDGKEMRKDDWEKPYVRSLGFLLGGDAIATPDDEGNRIVGDTLLVLMNAHHEPITFLLPALEWGADWELVVDTAACGESQRTHTPAGGRVQVGGRSVLVLRRPATEWE; encoded by the coding sequence ATGAGGCGGGCCGAGGTGCTTCCAGGGAGGCCGTTCCCCCTGGGCGCCACGTTTGACGGGAGCGGCGTCAACTTCGCCGTTTGCAGCGAGCACGCCCGGAAGGTGGAGGTCTGCCTCTTCGACCCCGCGAATCCGGCGCGCGAGCTGCGCCGCTTCCCCTTGCTGGAGATGACGCACCACGTGTGGCACGGCTACGCGCCGGACGTGCGCCCGGGCGCGCTGTATGGCCTGCGCGTGCACGGCCCCTACGAGCCGAAGAAGGGCCTGCGCTTCAACCCGCACAAGCTGCTGGTGGACCCGTATGCGCGCGCGCTCCACGGCCGCGTGGACCCCACGGCCCCGCTGTATGGCTATGCCCCGTCGCCTCGCGCCGAGGACCTGGAGCCGGACCTGCGCGACGACGCGTGGGGCGTGCCCAAGGGCGTGGTGCTGACGGATGACTTCGATTGGGAAGGGGACCGGCGCTTGGAGACGCCGTGGCACAAGACGGTCCTCTACGAGCTGCACGTCAAGGGCTTCACCAAGCGACACCCGCGAGTGCCCGAGTCACTGCGTGGCACCTACGCGGGACTGGCGCACCCGGCCGCCATCGAGCACCTCAAGCGCCTGGGTGTCACCGCCGTGGAACTCCTGCCCATCCACGCGTTCATGGATGAGCCCTTCCTGTCGCAGAAGGGGCGCACCAACTACTGGGGCTACAACACCCTCAACTTCTTCTCTCCGGACGCGCGCTACAGCGCCTCGGGCTCGCGCGGCGAGCAGGTCGCCGAGTTCAAGGGGATGGTGAAGCTGCTGCACCGCGCGGGGCTCGAGGTCATCCTCGACGTCGTCTACAACCACACGTGCGAGGGCAATCACCTGGGGCCCACGCTGTCCTTCAAGGGCCTGGACAACGGCGCGTACTACCGGCTCGCGGAGAAGGACCCGCGCTACTACATGGACTTCACCGGCTGCGGGAACTCGTGGAACGCCACGAACCCCAACGCCCTGAAGCTGGTGGCGGACTCGCTGCGCTACTGGGTGGAGGTCATGCATGTGGACGGGTTCCGCTTCGACCTGGCCACGACGTTGGGCAGAGACCGGCAGGGCTATGACACGCGCGCGGCCTTCTTCCAGATTCTCCATCAGGACCCGGTGCTCAGCCGGGTGAAGCTCATCGCGGAGCCGTGGGACGTGGGCGACTACGGCTACCAGGTGGGCAACTTCCCGGTGCTGTGGAGCGAGTGGAACGGCAAGTACCGAGACACCATTCGCCGCTACTGGAAGGGCGATGACCGGCAGGCGGCGGAGATTGGCTATCGGCTCACGGGCAGCTCGGACCTGTATGCGCTCTCCGGGCGCAAGCCCACCGCGAGCGTGAACTTCGTCACCGCGCATGATGGCTTCACGCTGCACGACCTGGTCACCTACAACGACAAACACAACGAGGCGAACGGCGAGGACAATCGGGACGGCGCCAATGACAACCACTCCTGGAACTGCGGGGTGGAGGGCGAGACGCACGACCCGAAGGTGAACGCGCTGCGCGAGCAACAGAAGCGCAACTTCCTCGCCACGCTCTTCTTGTCCCAGGGCGTGCCCATGCTGGTGGCCGGCGACGAGATGGGCCGCACCCAGCACGGCAACAACAACGCCTACTGCCAGGACAACGAGCTGGCGTGGGTGAACTGGGATTTGAGCGACACCCAGCGGCAGTTCCTCGACTTCACCGTGCGGATGGCGAAGCTGCGGCGCGAGCAGCCGGTGCTCAGCAAGCGCCGCTTCTTCCGCGGCGCGCACATCTGGGACAGCGAGCTGAAGGACCTCGCGTGGTTCCGGCCCGACGGCAAGGAGATGCGCAAGGACGACTGGGAGAAGCCCTACGTCCGCTCCCTGGGCTTTCTGCTGGGCGGAGACGCCATCGCCACGCCGGATGACGAGGGCAATCGCATCGTCGGCGACACGCTGCTGGTGCTGATGAACGCGCACCACGAGCCCATCACCTTCTTGCTGCCCGCGCTCGAGTGGGGCGCGGACTGGGAGCTGGTGGTGGACACCGCCGCATGCGGCGAGTCACAGCGCACGCACACCCCCGCGGGTGGCCGGGTGCAGGTGGGTGGGCGCTCCGTGCTGGTGCTGAGACGTCCCGCCACGGAATGGGAGTAG